Genomic segment of Paenibacillus sp. FSL R5-0623:
TGTTATACGAAGTGGGATCATTCACCTGACAATCAAAATAGATTCCCTTTTGTGTTTCGGAAAGTTCAACGGTTTTTTGTACCATCACGACCACACCTCATCGTTTAATTGAGATTCAAGCTGTGTAAGGCAAAAAATCAATTACAGCTTAGTGCATTACCCAGATTCCGCCAGCCAATACGGAGAGAACCGTGATAAACGTTTGATACACCACATCCATAATGAGATTCCCGATACTGTCTCCATCTGCCTTGCGATTTTTAATCATGACATAAGTATGTGACCAAAGACCACTTAATCCGTATATGTACATCGTTACCAATACACCAACCCAAAAGTTCCCCTGGAACCAGATGGCCATAATCCCCATAACTCCAAGCCCTACCTGGGAAAAACCGTATTTAACCTGAAATGGTCCACCAGGCCATCCTAACATTTTGGCTGTCTGATCCGCTCTGGCAATGTTGACAACATAACCAATCACTCCAACCAATCCAAACGTAACCACAAACTGATGAAGCAGCAACACTCTGCTAATCTCGCTCATTTCCCCGGGAAAACCTAACACATACAGGTGTACTCCCCCTGAAATTAGACCTAACAACCATAGAACCAAAAACCACATGCCTGTCCCACTCCCGCCGTTTGTTATTTGGAATCATTTGTAACTAAATGTACAATCTTGTAGATACACACATTATATAATCGCTTTTACATTTGTCAATTCATACATAATTTTCTAGTATGTCGAAGCTTTTGTCATTTTTCTTCTTCTGTACGCAAACAAGAAAACCATATAGTTCTATTTAACTTGAAAATAATAGGAATTTAGCCCTATTATTACATTAAAAGGTTTGAAACCTACTTCTTTTTTAACGCTTCAAAAGAACCACAACTCATTTATCTGACATAGGTGATCGTTCAATTATCATCTGTTTGATCATCTACGATTACAGGATAACAGCAACGATCAATTAACATATGATATAAAAGATTTGACATCCGATCACTTTGTAACTATTATGGTTACAACGGTGGTGATTATCCCATGAGACAAATCAGCAGTCGCTTTTCCATTGCGGTTCATACCCTGTCCCTGATCGCTGTTATGCCCAATGAATGCACCGGAGATGTGATCGCGCAGAGTGTGAATACAAATCCCGTGATTATTCGGCGGATTATGTCCAAGCTGAAACAGGCTGGTCTGATCGACGTCAGACCCGGTGTGGGCGGTGCTTCCTTGTTGAAAGACCCGGCAGACATTACTCTTCTCGATGTATATCGAGCGCTTGAGGTCGTGGAGGATGGGGAATTGTTTAACTTTCACAAACATCCGAATCCGAAATGTCCGGTCGGCAACATGATTGAACACACCCTGCGTGCCGAACTGATTGAGGCTCAGACAGCCATGGAACAGCGCTTGAATCGTGTAACCATACAGCAGATGATGGATCAGATTCATGTCTCTGAATAAAAAAGCTCATAATGAGCTTTTTTTAACCCTTTCGTTGTAATCACACCTGTTATAACATATTTGATTACATCCATATGCAACCAACAACACATATCATAGGAGGAAAAGAAAATGAAAATTTTGGTTACTGGCGCAACAGGTCATTTGGGTTCACTGGTTGTAGAGGCATTGTTAAAAACAGATTCTGCCAAGGATGTGGCAGTAAGTGTACGTAATCCAGAGAAAGCGGAAGCACTCCGTACTCAAGGCGTTGACGTACGTCACGGTGATTTCGATCAACCGGAGACTTTAGAGAAAGCTTTTGCCGGTGTAGACCGTCTGTTGCTCATCTCGACTGATGGTGACAATGAAACGCGAATTCGCCAACATCAGGCTGCTATTGACGCTGCCAAGAACGCAGGCGTGGGTTTCATCGCTTATACAAGCGTTGTTAATGCAGAGAAAAATACCCTTTCCCTGGCGGAAGTTCACCGCGCTACAGAAAAATCTATTCGTGAATCCGGCATTCCGTATTCCTTCCTGCGCAACAACTGGTACCTGGAAAATGAAGCAGGCAGTGTGCAAGCCGCTACCCAAGGTGCACCTTGGGTTCATGCCACCAACAACAGCCAAGTAGGCTGGGCTACCCGCAGTGACTATGCCCATGCTGCTGCAGCTGTACTCGCAGGAGAAGGACATGAGAATACCGTATATGAATTGTCCGGCAAACTGCGCACGCAAGCTGAACTGGCTGCCATCGTTGGTGAAGTGCTTGGACAGGACATCAACGTGCAGAACGTGGACGATGCCGCTTACGCTGACATCATGAAAGGCGCAGGTCTACCGGACTTTGTCGTATCGATGCTTGTTGATATGCAAAGTGCCATCCGTGAAGGCGCATTGGCTGTAGAAAGTGATACTTTAGAGAAATTGCTTGGCCGTCCGGCTCAGCCACTTAGCGAAGGTATTAAAGCAATTGTAGGCAAGTAAGTTTAGGATATGAGAAAGGGACACACCAACCAATGTTGGATG
This window contains:
- a CDS encoding DUF6790 family protein, whose product is MWFLVLWLLGLISGGVHLYVLGFPGEMSEISRVLLLHQFVVTFGLVGVIGYVVNIARADQTAKMLGWPGGPFQVKYGFSQVGLGVMGIMAIWFQGNFWVGVLVTMYIYGLSGLWSHTYVMIKNRKADGDSIGNLIMDVVYQTFITVLSVLAGGIWVMH
- a CDS encoding Rrf2 family transcriptional regulator, giving the protein MRQISSRFSIAVHTLSLIAVMPNECTGDVIAQSVNTNPVIIRRIMSKLKQAGLIDVRPGVGGASLLKDPADITLLDVYRALEVVEDGELFNFHKHPNPKCPVGNMIEHTLRAELIEAQTAMEQRLNRVTIQQMMDQIHVSE
- a CDS encoding SDR family oxidoreductase, with product MKILVTGATGHLGSLVVEALLKTDSAKDVAVSVRNPEKAEALRTQGVDVRHGDFDQPETLEKAFAGVDRLLLISTDGDNETRIRQHQAAIDAAKNAGVGFIAYTSVVNAEKNTLSLAEVHRATEKSIRESGIPYSFLRNNWYLENEAGSVQAATQGAPWVHATNNSQVGWATRSDYAHAAAAVLAGEGHENTVYELSGKLRTQAELAAIVGEVLGQDINVQNVDDAAYADIMKGAGLPDFVVSMLVDMQSAIREGALAVESDTLEKLLGRPAQPLSEGIKAIVGK